Genomic window (Ananas comosus cultivar F153 linkage group 1, ASM154086v1, whole genome shotgun sequence):
GTTTTCTCATTCTGTCCTTGGTAAACCGGTGCTGTTTCTTCGTTTCGGAGCCTTCCTTCTATTGTCGGCACTCTCTTTgctcttttccttctttgtcTCCATTAAGCTGCCTCCTTTCGGCTTTCTTCTACCTCTATGCTTCACTTAACGTCTCTGTTGTCGGAATATGTGGGATCTTTACTGTGTttaccgtttttttttttcttttttccttttcctgtcATCTTCGAAGTCATGTTGCTTCACTCTGTTGCGAAATTCACTTTCTTACTGAATGAAgcagtagcatgctatctttatctcaaaaaaaaaaatccttccgCTAAAACACCCCACGATCTTCGCTTCCTCGGCAAGGCTATCCTCAAATGCAAACACAGATGTCATAAACTCTATCAATCTATCTTCTATGTTTCCATTCCTTTACTATATTTCGTGAACAAGTGGAGCTCCCCTGTTCAAGCCAATGAAACCGCAGGAACATCCACTAAAATAATAAGCAAGGCCAAGCAGAGCCTCGCCTCATCACGCAGCGTAAGAGACTAAGAGAGCATCGTCTTACTCGTCTCCATTCTTCAACCAAGACGCAACGATCTCTACACTAGAGGCCCTTGGAAAGCAATCAAATAAAAAgcaacaaagagaagaaaacgAATATACATAAAATTCTAAGACTCCTATAACTACAGAAAACACCTCCATCAACAGCATCTAAATTGTTTATCGAGGCAATCGTAGTATGCTTATTTCAATttcgctgaaaaaaaaaaaaaactatgctTAGTGCTCCATTTATACGCACCTTAGCCTGAGTTCCCAATATAGCGGACGCCACCAAATAACCTCGACTTCGTAGAAGAACATAAAATTGGCTTCGTTGCTCATCTCCATGTCGTCGCTTTCTTTCAGCCACTCCGCTTCTCTCTAAAAATTTCTCTTGGGCAAATCGTCGGACACCTGGTGATCGTAGgcccaacaaaaaaataaaaataaaaaatctcacgaaaaatccatcaattttaaaaatttacaagagCAAAAGGAATCTCACCTCTCATGAGAAAGAGAAAGCGAAAATCTCCGTGCAAACGTCTCATTTTGACGAATGGCCCAATCAGGATGGTCAAGTGGCGCTCTCCCGCATTTCCCGCATGATTTAAAAATGTCTACTTCTCGTATTTCCTTCACGTGTTCGATTAGGGCCGTGTACCTTCAAATTGGCGCCAACGGGTCGCTGTTGAATTTATACCGGTCAAAGGTGGGTGTGCGACAACAAAAGCGTGTTGGGACCTAAGAATTTAGATAAACCCACGTGAGCaaatgttaaaatataaatttttcttttttgcaaaaGGGTTCGATCTGGAACGATAAAATTGACGAATTGAATTAGTCAGATAGAAACTTTCGTGATTGttacatatttaaaaatcaaaacgCGAAACGCGtggtaattaattaagataaTGGGAACGCAGGGAAATTGTCGCTAGTGTGCCACTGTATTAAGCATTACCATCCACGTTTGACTTTTGAAATCTTTTGTTTGAGACAGAgtggggtttttttttctttatttatttatcttgttTAGCTTGTCCGTATCAAGTAGTTTAGCATTAAATATGTTATAATAATTTTGAGGACCGATGCAggtgagaacaaaaaaaaaaaaaaatccgagcTTTGCAAAAGAGTTATTGAGGAGCTTCTCAACAGGATCTAGCAAACGAACTACAGTGTATCAGAAACTGTTGAAGCTTAAGCAGATGTATTGTCTCAGTAGAGAGCTGATCCAAAACAGACAATTAGTTCCTATCACCTTTCGGTAGGGGTTTTTGATTAAACAAACAACTTCGCAAAacgaaggaaaagagaagggaCTACAAACAAAACCAACCTAGGCTCCACTTTTATATGGATAAAATCGGTGACAATTTGTAATGTACAGAAATGAGATTTTGTTGATACAGGGCCCTTCTTTGCGGGCTACCTGCGTGCTTTCTTTCGACCTTTCATGCTGGTGGTATCGTCGGATTCTTCTTGCAGGGCTTCCTCCTTGATGTTCTCCGCATCGCTCGCTTCATGGAAGCTCTCGGTCTTGCCGCTCGActgatcatcatcatcatcatcctcctcTACAGCTTTGTCCGTGGCTTCTAGCTTCGATATTCGGTCCCTGAGGTCTCTGAGTTTGGCCTTCTTCGAGTTTAAAATAGCCACAAACTAAAAAACACAACATAAACACAACAGCTCAACAAAGAGGTATAGATTTCATGTTCCAAGTTAAGATATAGGAAAATAATAAGCTTCgaagaaaaaaacaacaaagatAATAACTATTGAGTAATAGGCCTCTTTGGCTTGCTGAAGCTTTTGTAGGAGTGTTGTTGGAAAAGGCATTAACAACTTCCTGATAAACAGAAGCACAAGCTCTGAATTTAAGTAGGAAGGGTCGTCAAGGCCGAGAACCACTTTTTAGCTTCATGCCATGGTAAAAACTATAAGAGTGATTGCTGGATCATAGATGCCCATCCAGCTAAAAGAGTTTGGTAAATACAAGAAGACTGCTGCTTCTCGTACTTTCATGGCCAACATCATGGAAAACTACAAAATGCTGGTATTCAAAACCAGATTAGCAAATACAAAGCTGACGCATGGGAGtcgaggaaaaggaaaaagaaaagagcttAAAAAGGAGTGAGAAAGGGTATAGTAGCCCCCCAACTTTGACGAGGACCCGGCAAGAAATAGAACTGCATGCAGGAAAGGATTTCCCCGGCAACGACAGAGAATTACCTAACACTGTAATTTTGTGTAAAACACACAGCATTACAACATGTAAGCGTGTAAGTTCTAGCTATGTAAGAAACCATATAAGACGACGAACATAACGTGAACTCTTTTAATTCAAcaagagaagcaaaagatagcAGCCGAGGAAACAAAATGCGTAAAAGAGGCGACAACCTTGGAGTAGACAGAAGACTCGAACTCAACTTTCTCGTTGCTAAATCTCTCACTTTGTTGCAAGCACCTTTCAGCTTCTGCTTTTAGTTTGTCAAAGGCTTGAGTTTTCCTGACAACCTCTTCCTGTGTAAAATCAATTGAAGCCATTATACTTCTTGCATAGCTATCAAAGTCATTTACTAGAGCCCAAAAGTATCGGGGCTTCACGGTCATAACGGAAATCAAATGCTGGAAAGAAAAGTTTTGAAAGAAAATACTTGAGATCTCTGCTTATGCAGAAAGCCCTCCGCAGAAATTTTCAAAACCTCCCAAAGTCATAAAAACAAACTAACTTTGGGGGAGGTACAAAGGTTAACCAAATACTCTCTCACCATTAAGAGCACTTCAAACATAGGATAGTAAGAACGAACATCAGTTTCACCAGATATTTCAGCAACTTCATCCAAAATTCTCCAGTTTTTTTTTCACGCTACAGTTAAGATCCTTAGTTTAACAAGCTAGTGACAAAAAGCCAACAACAAATACACATGTAACACAAATTATCTAAGGAGGAGCTTCAAACATTGGATATTACTTAATCTGAGCAATGCCGAAacgagaagaaaagagatctaGCATACACTCAAGCGTATATTTGCGTCCATGAGGAAATCCAGGATTTCAGCAGTAGTCTGCTTCTTATTTGGCGCCGGTTGGCATTTCCAACGCCACTCCAACTTGGTACCTTGCTTCTCAAATGTCCACGATAACTACAAAACCATAAACCGAGAATCAGTACCTACCTCAGCGTATCCTGCAGAGTACAAAAGCAGATGGGGCAATTTCGACCCCTCTCTAACTTTTACTTAATTTTGATTGATTGACCACCCCGCCAATGTTTTGTTTCTTTGGTTCTGCTAAGAGTTTGTTAGTTAACTGGTAATTTCTTCGAGTAAACTGGCTCTTCCGTTTTCTGAGAAGTGAGAGGTAATTAGAGCACGGAACCGCTGTTAAACTGCAGTAAAATTCCCAACTTAAATTACTGGAAAACTGAAATCGAGATAAGAGTTGTTAAGCAGGGGGTCAAATTCAAAATGGCGTATACAGGCCCTAGGCCATGATAGTGgggaggtctctctctctctctctctctctctcgagcaATTTTAGGGTTTCGGTGTGTGTGTTGGTGGAGTAAGGTGGGGGGGAGGGGAATAGACGAACTTCACCCTTCGGGGGGCATgggggtcggcggcggcgtcgaAGGCGTAGCGGGAGCCGGGTTGCTGGAAGGCCAGGTAGCGCTCGGCGAGGGCAAGGTAGTCTTGCGGGGAGAGGTCCCACTGCTCGGCGCGGAGCTTCACCTCGGCGTCGGAGGCGTCGCACGTCCACGCCTCCGCCCCGTCGGTGACCGCCAGGGAGAAGCGTGAGGGGTGCCACGTCCCCTTCACGAAAATGGCCGCGCCGACGGCCCCCTCCCTTTTGGGGTCCTCCACCGGCAGCTCCAGCTTCAGGCACGTATGCCGCGTCGCCATTgatggagagagggagagagatgaggttgcaggaggaggaggaggaggaggaggagggttggGATTTAGGAAGGGGAAGAGACTGCTAATAGAAAGAAGGGGTGAGAACTGAGGGAGGCTACACAGACTACTCGGCTTGCTGTGCAAGACAGCTGAGTTGTTGTGTTCGTGCGACGCCACAAGCTAACGAAGGTTTTTCACTACACCCGCCCATGATCTCTGGTCGTCCCCTAACGAAGTGCATCCATCCAACGGCCATCCGGAAAGTAGAATGTAAACAAACGCACTCCAAGTTTACACGAAGGTTTTTAAATTGGCCAATTTATCATTTTTGTTTTTACCTTCATCCGACGTGAATTTACGTGTAACTCCAAAGCAATCAGAGGGGTACTGTAAAATCTAGATGAGGATCGTCTACACAGATCAAGGTGTTGACATATCTGTGTGCTACTTTGTTGCTAGCTAGGCTACACTTACTAAAATACAACCAAATATTGGTTTAAACGAGGCGAGATGACATTAATTAGAAACAGATTCAACGCATTATTATTATactcaaaaaaagaagaagaggaagaagaagatgcagGTCATGGCAACCACTCACCACTTCCCATTTGACCACTCCAGCCGCTCGGACAGCCAAACAGACAACCACACGGACGGCTTACAGAGCAGCATTATTAGCGAGCTAATGAGCCACCAAAACATTTCTAAAACCTGCGCCTGCTAGTGCGGTAAAAAAGAGAAGGCTCCATATAAAAGCACAGGCCAAAAAGGTCACGCTACAACAAGAGTACTACTAATACTTTCAACACGAGCAAAAATAAGGACCAACCTCAGTAGCATTTGAGATCAGTGGAAAGTCAAAAATTCTTCATCGTACAGACACAAGTTTCCAGAATCTATATAGAGTTTCAGTTGAACATTAGAACAAGtatgggaaagagaaaaaaaaagaagaaaagatccCAGCTCTAAACCGCTTCTTTAAGATCTTGAAAGGGAGCAGAGGCtcagaagagggaagaagaaaacCTACTATTCTGCTATAGCTAAATTTCCCAAGTCAGAACGCACCGACTGGATACCCCTATACTCTCTACATCCAAGCAAAGAAACATGAGTAAATGGTGCGGGGCGCAGCATGACAATGATGCACCGTCAGGCCTTGATTTCCTGTTCAACAGCCTTGATGCGATCCGCCTTGTTAGTAGATAGGAGGCTGTTGAAGTTCTCCGACTTCCCAAGTAGTATCTCAatctttcaaaagaaaaaagaacagaaGGGTCATTAATGACCTACATGGAACTTCCAACGATTTGAAGGACTAGTATGCAAATAAAAGACCTTTACCTTGGCTTTGCGGACGAGGCGGCCCTTGGCCTCATCTCTGGTGCCAACAGTGGATGTCAGGATCTCTGGTATAGTTCAGAGAAAACAAGATTAGCTAACATTTTTCAATAGCATGGGCTTAAAATAAAAGAGGAGTTTATACTCTTCTCGGT
Coding sequences:
- the LOC109714644 gene encoding DNA repair protein XRCC4, translating into MKLVASHEHNNSAVLHSKPSSLCSLPQFSPLLSISSLFPFLNPNPPPPPPPPPATSSLSLSPSMATRHTCLKLELPVEDPKREGAVGAAIFVKGTWHPSRFSLAVTDGAEAWTCDASDAEVKLRAEQWDLSPQDYLALAERYLAFQQPGSRYAFDAAADPHAPRRLSWTFEKQGTKLEWRWKCQPAPNKKQTTAEILDFLMDANIRLSEEVVRKTQAFDKLKAEAERCLQQSERFSNEKVEFESSVYSKFVAILNSKKAKLRDLRDRISKLEATDKAVEEDDDDDDQSSGKTESFHEASDAENIKEEALQEESDDTTSMKGRKKARR